TTGACAACACTAAGTGTGAGGCTTTATAATCTCAAAGTTGGTTTTATTTTACCTCTAAGGAGAAGCTACGGATTTGTATAGGGAGGGAGCAATGTATTATGGCGATACCCCACGCACACCCAAAATTTATTTTACCTACACGACAAGCTCACTGCTTGATTTAATGCGCTTTGATGTGATTGACAAAATAGAGCTTATAAATCAGCCTTTATTAATGCTTGTGGGTGATAAGGCGGATACTGCGTATATGAGTGAGGCAGCGTATAAAGAGGCGGCGAGCAAGGATAAAAGACTTCATAAGCTTAAACACAACACATATCCAAACTTACTACAAAAAAGAAGCGGTGGAAGAGGCACTAGGAGAGCTTAAGAGGTTTTATGGGGAGAGGTTGTAGGGCTTAAAATGAGAGAATATTAAGTGCATTCTTTATTGAAAAATGCAAGGGTAAGGGGACTAAGCACTTTTTAGAGAGGTGAATTTAAAATAAAATGTCTAAGCTTAAGTTAAGCTAGGTTATAATCCACAGATAAATCTAGGGCAAGGAGCAGGATTGAATCTGTGGATATTGACAGAGGAGCGACCAAAGTTAAAAGTTTTGGAGGTTATTGTTCAACAATTTTTAGCAGATTCTAAGTGGTGTGCTTTTGTGGATAATTTAAGAATCTTGCCTGTAGTAGAGGATTCTAAATTTACCTTTACCTATGAAATCATAGGGGTAAAATGCAATCAAATACAAAAAATATTTTTAGAAATTGTAAGTGGCACAAGTAGTTTTGTGGATTACTTGGTCTTTTTTCAAGAGCATAAACCTACACAGAATGATACACCTCTTTATCTCATAGAAGAAACAAAAACTGATGATAGTGAAAGCCGAAATACAGGAGTTTATCAGAGGATAACAAAGTTTGTGTATGCTAACTTTTTCTATCCTAACTCTCAAAAAATTATGCTTTATAACTTAAGAGTCAAACAAAAAGAAAAACCTACGCAAACTTCTATTTTTGGCACGAGGATTTTAAAGACTTTAGGAGTTGAAATACTTGGAAAAAGTTTTAAAGATGATGAGATCTTAAAACCTTTTGTAAGTATTAAAGAATTGATTGATTTTAAATCAAAAATGCAAAAAGCACCTAAAGGAAATGTGCCGATTACCATAAAAATTTGTGATAGCAAATTAAGCGATATTTTGCTTCCAAGTGATGATATATCCATTTATACGCCTCCAAGTAAAATACAAATTTCAGCAAGGCTTGTAAAAAATGGCAGACTTGCACACGACCCAAATATTGGAGCAATTAGTGGGATTGCTGGGGCATTAAGGGAACTTGGGTTTAAGGGGGGAATAGAAATTATTTCGCACGGATTAAATCAAGCACAAGTAGGGACAAAAAATAAATTTATACAAATTGCTAATTTATTAAATCTTTCTTTGACTGGACTCACAATTCCTAAAATAGAAATACAAAATATTAGTTTCTGTAAAAAAGCATATTGGCATTATGAACGAGAGGGTGAAAAGCTTGCAACTATTTTTATTCATTTGCTTGTAGAAAATTTTTCAAGTGGTAAGGCAA
This portion of the Helicobacter ganmani genome encodes:
- a CDS encoding alpha/beta hydrolase family protein produces the protein MYYGDTPRTPKIYFTYTTSSLLDLMRFDVIDKIELINQPLLMLVGDKADTAYMSEAAYKEAASKDKRLHKLKHNTYPNLLQKRSGGRGTRRA